A window of the Chloroflexus sp. Y-396-1 genome harbors these coding sequences:
- a CDS encoding FkbM family methyltransferase: MIALNIGAHIGVYTLALAQLLPEGHVYAFEPVLKTYQHLQLNVAWNQLRGLVPENITTYRLAFGDVDGETRIFLESSTLQSSLLAQQPLQPYERVPVARLDTWLKQHFIDKVDLIVIDVEGAEDIVLRYATALFQQPRQPLIVCEFNRKFGRQVVIWELLSQFGYRFWRYHSLRNCIEPVSSPYESAIYIHQTHLVHRGYGNVIAAPITWTPPSPPVASLAESHSKR; this comes from the coding sequence ATGATCGCATTGAATATTGGTGCACATATTGGGGTGTATACACTGGCACTGGCTCAGCTTCTACCAGAGGGACATGTGTATGCTTTTGAGCCAGTGTTAAAAACATACCAACACCTACAACTGAATGTTGCGTGGAATCAGTTGCGTGGTCTTGTGCCGGAAAACATCACTACCTATCGTCTGGCTTTCGGTGATGTCGACGGAGAGACGCGAATCTTTTTGGAATCCTCAACTCTGCAGTCATCATTATTGGCGCAGCAACCCTTACAGCCATATGAGCGTGTGCCAGTGGCGCGGCTAGATACGTGGTTAAAGCAGCATTTCATTGATAAGGTTGATTTGATTGTAATCGATGTAGAAGGTGCTGAAGATATTGTGTTAAGGTATGCAACTGCTCTATTTCAACAGCCGCGCCAACCGTTAATTGTGTGCGAATTCAATCGTAAATTTGGCCGTCAGGTAGTAATCTGGGAGCTACTTAGTCAGTTTGGTTATCGATTTTGGCGGTATCACTCGTTACGAAATTGTATCGAGCCGGTATCAAGCCCGTATGAATCGGCAATTTACATTCATCAAACGCACCTCGTCCATCGCGGATATGGTAATGTAATTGCAGCACCAATAACCTGGACTCCACCTTCGCCACCCGTTGCAAGTTTAGCAGAAAGTCATTCCAAAAGATGA
- a CDS encoding glycosyltransferase family 2 protein, translating into MKVSVVIPNLNSPLIDAVLQSLHQQQTSPCEIIVVGRDDQQRIKNYPLVRFIETPKSVSAAVARNRGATAAYGDIVCFIDADCLAYPQCLHQHVQAHLQSEAVVGGGIAIHDRHYWHLCDNLAVFAPFLTSQPRGERPYLPSLNLSIRRSLFLDLGGFDERFFGASGEDADLSFRIRKRGYRLFFEPSAAVEHRHHRLTSGDVWRHLSSFGRSYATIYPRYPELTGRYRRTDLACGRPDILRAIAPLLAVIDCIERWLKYPELRAYPHILPGILWSRLAWYDGLANGIQS; encoded by the coding sequence ATGAAAGTGTCAGTTGTTATTCCTAATTTAAATTCACCACTCATTGATGCTGTCTTGCAATCATTGCATCAGCAGCAAACATCTCCTTGTGAAATCATTGTGGTGGGGCGCGATGATCAACAGCGTATCAAGAACTATCCGCTGGTACGTTTTATTGAAACTCCTAAATCGGTAAGTGCAGCAGTTGCACGAAATCGGGGTGCAACTGCTGCATATGGCGATATTGTCTGCTTCATTGATGCTGACTGTCTCGCTTATCCCCAATGTCTGCACCAACATGTGCAAGCTCACCTTCAGAGTGAGGCGGTAGTTGGTGGGGGCATTGCTATTCATGATCGTCATTACTGGCATCTCTGTGATAATCTAGCTGTCTTCGCGCCATTTTTAACCAGCCAGCCGCGTGGTGAACGACCATACCTGCCTAGTTTAAACTTAAGTATTCGTCGTAGTCTCTTCCTTGATCTAGGTGGATTTGATGAGCGTTTTTTCGGTGCTTCAGGGGAGGACGCCGATCTTTCATTTCGTATCAGAAAACGCGGTTATCGACTATTTTTCGAGCCGAGCGCGGCAGTTGAACATCGTCATCATCGTCTTACCAGTGGTGACGTCTGGCGCCATTTGTCTTCGTTTGGACGGAGTTATGCTACAATCTATCCTCGATATCCTGAATTAACAGGGCGATACCGGCGCACTGATCTGGCTTGTGGTCGGCCAGATATCTTGCGTGCAATTGCACCACTTTTAGCAGTGATCGACTGCATTGAACGATGGCTTAAATATCCTGAGTTACGGGCCTATCCACATATATTGCCCGGTATACTCTGGAGTCGTCTGGCATGGTATGATGGATTGGCAAATGGGATACAATCATGA
- a CDS encoding ABC transporter ATP-binding protein, which translates to MTTPVLTVNNLTVAYRVGRRELAVVREVSLAVHEGEILGIVGESGSGKSTLGLAILQALPSAGRISAGQVFLDGVELTSLSGSARRALWANSLRLVPQNPLASLNPTMRIGEQLIEAIGGDRPTATAQAIDVLKRVHIIDPTRVMRSYPHELSGGMQQRVMIAMALHGAPRLLVLDEPTTSLDVTTEAAVIDLLAELIAEKQPATIFISHNLGLVARLAARTAVMYAGELVEVAPTMSLFAQPRHPYTQGLLRSLPRPGLRYNQHPLQPIDGTIPAPGTLPSGCVFAPRCTLADDRCRREQPPLVVTATHHLSRCHYWQQVPQSTSLPSVAAPSASSNDNGDVFLTAHQLTKTIPRRQSLFDKLRGQPAPVVKALAGVDLTVHRNRILGVVGESGSGKTTLARCLIGLSEPSSGTIKLLDIPLAPNIQRRSREELRRLQMVLQNPQEALNPALTVGETLLRPLIRLGRMNRREARQRIPELLRLVKLPPDYIDRRPAQLSGGEKQRVAIARALATMPDLLLLDEAVSALDVSVQAAVLNLLAEVKERTGISYLFITHDLAVVSYLADEVVVMYRGQIVESGPVQAVLAPPLHPYTEALLTATSSRGVRLREVEEPDSLPENGCPFYRRCPRTPGDICITTPPPWQEAGNGHRIRCHIPLEELHLFQHSILIEL; encoded by the coding sequence ATGACAACACCGGTATTAACAGTAAACAATCTAACAGTAGCTTACCGTGTTGGGCGACGGGAATTAGCGGTTGTGCGCGAAGTGAGTCTGGCGGTTCATGAAGGTGAAATTCTAGGGATCGTCGGTGAAAGTGGCAGCGGGAAGAGCACGCTGGGTCTGGCGATCTTGCAGGCACTGCCATCTGCCGGGCGTATTAGTGCAGGGCAGGTGTTCCTCGATGGGGTTGAACTGACTAGTTTATCTGGAAGCGCACGCCGTGCTCTGTGGGCAAATTCATTGCGCCTGGTGCCTCAAAATCCGCTGGCATCCCTGAATCCAACGATGCGAATCGGTGAGCAACTGATTGAAGCTATCGGTGGTGATCGCCCGACAGCAACAGCACAAGCGATAGACGTGCTGAAGCGTGTTCATATTATTGATCCCACACGTGTCATGCGCAGCTATCCGCACGAGTTGAGTGGCGGTATGCAGCAACGGGTCATGATCGCAATGGCCTTGCACGGCGCGCCACGTCTCCTCGTGCTCGACGAGCCAACAACCAGTCTTGATGTGACGACTGAAGCAGCAGTAATCGATTTGTTAGCCGAATTGATCGCCGAAAAGCAGCCAGCCACGATCTTCATTTCGCACAATCTCGGCCTGGTTGCCCGTCTTGCCGCTCGTACTGCGGTAATGTATGCTGGAGAGTTAGTAGAAGTTGCACCAACGATGTCGCTATTTGCACAGCCGCGGCATCCTTACACGCAGGGATTACTGCGTAGTCTGCCACGACCGGGGTTGCGCTACAATCAGCACCCCCTACAACCGATAGATGGTACTATTCCGGCTCCCGGCACATTACCATCGGGTTGTGTCTTTGCGCCACGTTGCACCCTCGCCGATGATCGCTGTCGGCGCGAACAACCACCACTGGTTGTTACCGCTACACACCACCTTAGCCGTTGTCACTACTGGCAACAGGTACCGCAGAGCACCTCACTACCGTCAGTCGCGGCTCCATCGGCATCGTCAAACGACAACGGTGACGTATTTCTTACCGCCCATCAACTGACCAAAACAATTCCTCGGCGGCAATCGTTGTTCGATAAACTCCGTGGTCAACCAGCTCCGGTAGTGAAGGCACTAGCCGGCGTTGACCTAACGGTGCACCGCAACCGCATTTTGGGCGTCGTCGGTGAGAGTGGTAGTGGTAAAACAACTCTAGCCCGCTGTCTAATCGGCCTGAGCGAACCTTCCAGCGGTACGATCAAGCTGCTCGACATACCGCTGGCACCCAATATTCAACGGCGCAGTCGCGAAGAGCTACGTCGTTTACAGATGGTCTTGCAGAACCCACAAGAGGCGTTGAATCCGGCGCTGACTGTCGGTGAAACCTTGCTGCGCCCCCTGATTCGATTGGGCAGAATGAATCGCCGCGAAGCTCGTCAACGAATACCCGAACTATTACGACTGGTAAAGCTTCCACCAGACTACATAGATCGCCGACCAGCACAACTGAGTGGTGGCGAGAAACAACGGGTTGCGATCGCGCGAGCGCTGGCCACCATGCCCGATCTGCTTCTCCTCGACGAGGCTGTCTCGGCGCTTGACGTCTCGGTGCAGGCTGCCGTGCTTAATCTACTGGCAGAAGTGAAGGAACGTACCGGGATTTCCTATCTCTTTATTACCCATGATCTGGCGGTAGTGAGCTATCTGGCCGATGAAGTTGTGGTAATGTACCGCGGCCAAATCGTCGAATCAGGGCCAGTGCAGGCTGTACTGGCTCCACCACTGCACCCTTACACAGAGGCATTATTGACGGCTACCAGCAGTCGGGGTGTCCGCCTACGTGAAGTGGAAGAACCGGACTCACTACCCGAAAACGGTTGTCCATTTTACAGACGCTGCCCACGCACACCCGGCGACATCTGTATCACCACACCACCACCGTGGCAGGAGGCGGGCAATGGTCATCGGATTCGCTGTCATATTCCATTAGAAGAGCTACACCTATTTCAGCATTCAATTCTTATTGAATTATGA
- a CDS encoding polysaccharide biosynthesis C-terminal domain-containing protein produces MKYWLWRAFQGTTLAIIAELLSRMSNTIFFILLTWKTTPIEASTFSIGFVYTGLLTAFCLGGLEQLLNRDASHDLASSRITLGNFLLARAFTAILIYGGLFLWLVTYSAYDQYTVLVIGLLGSTIIPESLTNLFQSFFIAANRVYYIVGLNALTGLARVCLGAALIVLGGNSATVAVIVVVTSWMGMLIGFLMIGKYFFWPSVALQKQLWKRYVHAETPLLLMALMAALEGNFDSLLLSGGGSNDIILVGSYNAAATILNALLIMPNTLRQIILSIFSATFYMDREKSLRLYTIFMRIALYGALFCCLLITFIAPEIVSMMYRQSFILSIPILQVLIWSFLWTMLLVPNGRLMLTAGIQHRAVLPQLAGVLLNVGLNLTLQPMFSVIGAAIAKVCSAALVFWWCFWIVRREIYSFPIWSMVWPAVGTTIITIIFFLLNGWLHFSWVIEVIIGAFVYIFSLCLFGGFQKEELQAFWRLLHIRNHRVIRGEI; encoded by the coding sequence ATGAAATACTGGCTATGGCGTGCATTCCAGGGTACCACTCTGGCTATAATTGCCGAACTGTTGTCCCGGATGTCAAATACTATCTTTTTCATACTACTAACATGGAAGACAACTCCGATTGAAGCAAGTACTTTCAGTATCGGCTTCGTGTATACAGGATTATTAACAGCTTTTTGTTTGGGTGGTCTCGAACAATTACTCAACCGCGACGCTTCACATGATCTTGCTAGTAGCCGAATAACATTAGGCAATTTTCTGCTGGCTCGCGCTTTCACGGCTATCCTTATTTATGGTGGGTTGTTCTTATGGTTGGTTACGTATAGTGCCTATGATCAATATACCGTGCTGGTCATTGGTTTACTTGGCTCAACCATAATCCCTGAAAGTCTCACCAATCTGTTTCAGTCTTTTTTCATTGCGGCCAATCGTGTTTATTATATCGTTGGTCTCAACGCGCTGACCGGTCTGGCGCGGGTTTGCTTGGGAGCAGCACTTATTGTACTCGGTGGCAATAGTGCTACTGTGGCCGTGATTGTTGTTGTAACGAGTTGGATGGGGATGCTTATTGGATTTTTAATGATTGGAAAGTATTTTTTTTGGCCTTCTGTCGCTCTGCAAAAACAATTGTGGAAACGCTACGTTCATGCAGAAACCCCGCTCTTGCTGATGGCATTAATGGCTGCGCTGGAAGGTAATTTTGATAGTTTATTGCTTTCTGGAGGTGGTTCAAATGATATTATCTTAGTCGGTTCATATAATGCTGCGGCTACAATACTTAATGCACTACTGATCATGCCTAATACTTTGCGTCAAATTATTTTGTCTATTTTTTCTGCTACATTTTACATGGATCGAGAAAAATCTTTACGTTTATACACGATTTTTATGCGTATAGCTCTGTATGGGGCATTGTTTTGTTGTTTACTTATTACTTTCATTGCGCCAGAAATCGTTTCAATGATGTATCGCCAGTCATTTATCCTTTCAATACCAATCTTGCAAGTTTTGATTTGGTCGTTTCTTTGGACAATGCTCCTTGTTCCTAACGGACGATTGATGCTCACAGCCGGCATTCAACACCGTGCAGTTCTTCCACAGTTGGCTGGTGTACTACTGAATGTAGGGTTGAATCTTACCCTCCAACCAATGTTCAGTGTTATAGGTGCTGCTATAGCGAAGGTCTGTTCGGCTGCACTGGTCTTCTGGTGGTGTTTCTGGATTGTGCGTCGGGAGATTTACTCCTTCCCAATCTGGTCAATGGTGTGGCCTGCCGTCGGTACAACTATTATTACGATCATCTTTTTCTTGCTTAATGGTTGGTTGCATTTCTCATGGGTGATTGAAGTGATTATTGGAGCATTCGTTTACATCTTTTCTTTATGTCTTTTTGGTGGATTTCAAAAAGAAGAGCTGCAGGCGTTCTGGCGCTTATTGCATATTCGCAACCACCGTGTAATAAGAGGTGAAATATGA
- a CDS encoding alkaline phosphatase family protein → MTTNPRAEKLLIIGLDCAAPELIFSHWRNDLPVLRSLMERGIYGRMESCIPAITVPAWACMMSSQDPGQLGIYGFRNRADYSYTRMATVTSRSVPVPRLWDILGSAGKRVGVISVPPTYPVSPINGELVSCFLTPNAQSQFTYPLALRDEILSWIGEEFLVDVPDFRSADKPRILRNIYRLAEQRFTICRQLLKRQSYDFFVVVEMGVDRIHHGFWKDMDPSHPKYVPGSPFAHAIHDYYQFIDQKIGEILNVIDDNTAVLIISDHGAKAMQGGVCLNDWLIREGYLVLDDYPRRPTPLEQCRINWKATRAWGAGGYYGRIFLNVAGREPQGTIGEYEYETIRDEIAIKLSNLRDHRGQLMNNRVFKPEAIYRQIRGIAPDLIVYFGDLDWRSIGSVGHENIYTFENDTGPDDANHAQFGMYIFYNPRHSRETAGVEDITIYDVAPTILQYLDQPIPNTMIGRCREW, encoded by the coding sequence ATGACAACGAATCCTCGTGCAGAGAAGCTATTGATCATTGGCCTTGATTGCGCAGCACCAGAACTAATCTTTTCGCACTGGCGTAATGATCTTCCAGTACTACGCTCCTTGATGGAACGTGGCATCTATGGACGTATGGAGAGTTGTATTCCGGCGATTACAGTTCCTGCTTGGGCCTGTATGATGAGCAGCCAGGATCCAGGCCAACTTGGTATTTATGGATTTCGGAATCGGGCTGATTATAGTTACACGAGAATGGCAACAGTTACTTCTCGCTCTGTGCCGGTTCCCCGTTTGTGGGATATCCTTGGCTCAGCAGGTAAACGAGTTGGTGTTATTAGTGTTCCCCCTACCTATCCCGTGTCCCCTATAAATGGTGAGTTGGTTAGTTGTTTCTTAACACCAAACGCGCAAAGCCAGTTTACCTATCCGTTGGCTCTACGTGACGAGATTCTGAGCTGGATCGGTGAAGAGTTCCTGGTTGATGTACCAGATTTCCGTTCGGCGGATAAGCCGCGAATTCTACGAAATATCTACCGTCTGGCTGAACAGCGTTTCACGATCTGCCGCCAATTGCTCAAACGTCAGTCGTATGATTTTTTTGTCGTGGTTGAGATGGGCGTAGATCGAATTCACCATGGGTTTTGGAAAGACATGGATCCCTCACATCCAAAATATGTTCCTGGGAGTCCTTTCGCTCATGCTATTCACGATTACTATCAATTTATTGATCAAAAGATCGGTGAAATTCTGAATGTTATTGATGATAACACAGCAGTTTTAATCATCTCCGATCACGGGGCTAAAGCAATGCAGGGAGGGGTCTGCTTAAACGATTGGTTGATCCGTGAAGGATACCTTGTTTTAGATGACTATCCACGGCGTCCCACGCCGCTCGAACAATGCCGAATCAACTGGAAAGCTACTCGAGCCTGGGGGGCAGGCGGGTATTATGGTCGCATCTTTTTGAATGTCGCCGGACGTGAACCACAGGGTACCATTGGTGAGTACGAATATGAGACAATTCGCGATGAGATTGCTATCAAGCTATCGAACTTACGAGATCATCGTGGGCAGTTAATGAATAATCGTGTCTTCAAACCAGAAGCCATTTATCGACAGATACGTGGTATTGCCCCCGACCTGATAGTCTACTTCGGTGATCTTGACTGGAGATCGATTGGTAGCGTCGGTCACGAAAATATCTATACGTTTGAAAATGATACCGGACCTGATGATGCCAATCATGCGCAGTTTGGAATGTATATATTCTATAATCCACGCCACAGTCGTGAAACAGCGGGTGTGGAAGACATTACCATTTACGATGTTGCACCAACCATCTTGCAGTATCTTGATCAACCGATACCGAACACAATGATTGGTCGATGTCGAGAATGGTGA
- a CDS encoding YifB family Mg chelatase-like AAA ATPase — protein sequence MLAKVLSCAVIGLDGVLVAVEVDVSGGLPAFSVVGLGDAAVHESRDRVRSAIRNSGMTFPMRRITANLAPADLRKVGPAYDLPIALGLLLATEQLVGDVSDAVFIGELGLDGTLRHTDGILPMAAVARAHGISTIYLPAEDAAEAALIEGLRIIPVRSLRELITHLSGEQPLQPYRGTTGFTPTIPTGTVDFADVRGQEHVKRALEIAAAGGHNILMSGPPGSGKTMLARALHSILPPLSFAEALEVTKIYSVAGQLPRDTPLIRERPFCAPHHTVSTAGLVGGGSRVRPGMISLAHRGILFLDEMPEFGNRLEVLRQPLEDRVVTLSRAHGSITYPAAFMLVAAQNPCPCGWYGDPERTCTCSPTLVSRYQRRVSGPLLDRIDIHVEAPRVKYDKLSSLATGEPSATVRERVIAARHRQTERLRGHPRCQSNADLGPVEIRAFCALDSAGQSLLKSAVQRLNLSARSYHRILRLARTIADLTGVEQIAAVHVAEAIQYRPRQVE from the coding sequence ATGCTCGCCAAAGTTCTAAGCTGTGCTGTCATCGGTCTTGATGGCGTATTGGTCGCGGTTGAAGTTGACGTATCCGGTGGCTTACCCGCCTTCAGTGTTGTCGGTCTGGGTGATGCTGCCGTCCATGAAAGTCGTGATCGGGTGCGTTCGGCTATACGTAACAGCGGTATGACTTTTCCGATGCGTCGAATTACTGCTAATCTAGCGCCAGCCGATCTGCGTAAAGTCGGCCCGGCCTACGATCTCCCAATTGCGCTCGGCTTACTGCTAGCTACCGAGCAACTTGTAGGCGACGTGAGTGATGCCGTCTTCATCGGTGAATTGGGGTTAGATGGGACACTGCGCCATACCGATGGCATTCTACCAATGGCAGCGGTCGCCCGCGCGCACGGCATTTCGACCATTTACCTACCAGCAGAAGATGCGGCGGAAGCCGCCCTGATAGAGGGCTTGCGCATCATACCGGTACGCTCGTTACGCGAGCTTATCACCCATTTGAGCGGCGAGCAGCCCTTGCAACCGTACCGGGGCACAACCGGCTTCACCCCAACGATCCCAACCGGTACCGTTGACTTTGCCGACGTTCGCGGACAAGAACATGTCAAGCGTGCGTTAGAGATAGCAGCAGCCGGCGGACACAACATCTTGATGAGCGGTCCGCCGGGTTCTGGCAAGACTATGCTGGCCAGGGCACTTCACTCAATTCTACCGCCGCTCAGTTTCGCTGAAGCGCTGGAAGTAACCAAAATCTACAGTGTTGCCGGTCAACTCCCACGCGATACACCGCTCATCCGGGAACGACCCTTCTGCGCACCGCACCACACCGTCTCAACGGCTGGCCTCGTCGGTGGTGGCAGTCGCGTGCGTCCAGGCATGATCTCTCTGGCCCATCGCGGCATCCTATTCCTCGACGAGATGCCAGAGTTCGGAAATCGGCTCGAAGTCTTGCGGCAACCGCTCGAAGATCGGGTTGTAACCCTCAGCCGGGCGCACGGCAGCATCACCTATCCGGCGGCCTTTATGCTGGTTGCAGCACAAAACCCCTGCCCTTGCGGCTGGTATGGTGATCCCGAACGCACCTGCACCTGTTCACCGACGCTGGTCAGTCGCTACCAACGTCGGGTCAGCGGACCTCTACTTGATCGGATCGACATTCATGTTGAGGCGCCGCGGGTCAAGTACGACAAACTCAGCAGTCTGGCTACTGGTGAACCATCAGCGACCGTTCGCGAACGGGTTATCGCTGCCCGCCACCGCCAGACCGAGCGCCTACGTGGTCATCCGCGTTGTCAAAGCAACGCCGATCTCGGCCCGGTCGAGATTCGGGCATTCTGTGCACTAGACAGTGCCGGTCAATCACTCCTCAAATCGGCGGTGCAGCGACTCAACCTCTCAGCGCGCAGCTATCATCGTATCCTCCGCCTGGCCCGCACTATTGCCGATCTGACCGGTGTCGAACAGATTGCGGCAGTCCATGTTGCCGAGGCAATCCAGTATCGACCGCGGCAGGTCGAGTAG
- a CDS encoding ABC transporter permease yields MIRYLLRRLILLGGTILISSLIIFLICRLLPGDVARVLLGREAGEAALAALRAELGLDRPLPIQYLDWLIGFVSGDWGIAYSTRQPIRPMVLERLANSLLLAGATLMLSLPLGIALGVWAGWRAGKLDDTLISVSTLAVTGLPEFVTGLLLIDLFAFRLRWLPANSSIRPDTPFFAILPQLLLPAITATLVLLAYIARLTRAGVISELEQEYTRTALLKGLSPLTMLRRHVLRNALLPTITVVAISLGWLISGLIVVENVYNYPGIGRLLTFAIDRRDLLLLQAVAMVTVIIFAVANLLADLMYALLDPRIRLGGEDR; encoded by the coding sequence ATGATTCGATATTTGTTGCGTCGTCTGATCTTACTCGGCGGTACCATTCTAATCAGCTCGCTGATCATCTTTCTGATTTGCCGTCTATTACCCGGCGATGTCGCCCGTGTTCTGCTTGGCCGCGAAGCAGGTGAAGCAGCACTGGCTGCCCTGCGTGCCGAACTGGGTCTTGATCGACCGTTACCGATACAATACCTCGACTGGCTGATTGGCTTTGTCAGTGGCGATTGGGGAATTGCCTACAGTACCCGCCAACCGATACGACCAATGGTCTTAGAGCGCCTGGCCAATTCACTGCTTTTAGCCGGGGCAACGTTGATGTTATCACTCCCGTTAGGAATTGCACTAGGGGTATGGGCGGGTTGGCGAGCAGGGAAACTCGACGACACCCTGATCAGTGTCTCAACCCTAGCCGTGACCGGTTTACCAGAATTTGTGACCGGATTATTGCTTATCGATCTCTTCGCCTTCCGCCTGCGCTGGCTGCCGGCCAATTCCTCCATCCGCCCAGACACACCATTCTTCGCGATACTTCCCCAGTTACTGCTACCGGCAATTACGGCAACCCTCGTCTTACTAGCCTACATCGCCCGTCTGACCCGTGCCGGAGTAATCAGCGAACTAGAACAAGAATACACGCGCACAGCCCTGTTGAAGGGCTTGTCTCCACTGACGATGCTACGCCGCCATGTCCTGCGTAACGCCCTATTACCGACCATCACTGTGGTGGCAATCAGCCTCGGCTGGCTGATCAGTGGCCTGATTGTGGTTGAAAATGTGTACAACTATCCGGGAATTGGGCGTCTGTTAACCTTTGCCATTGATCGGCGTGATCTTCTCTTGTTACAGGCAGTAGCAATGGTGACGGTCATCATTTTTGCGGTTGCCAATCTGCTGGCCGATCTGATGTACGCTCTCCTCGATCCACGAATCCGGCTGGGGGGCGAGGATCGATAG
- a CDS encoding alkaline phosphatase family protein: protein MSRVLIIGLDAADLDLIKPWVDAGWLKHIGAVLNRGSFAPLRSTIPVMSPPAWTSLISGLNPGKHGIFDFVRLAPGSYHIVSTRRDQTTYKTIFDYASEYGKFVLALNVPMTYPPIPVNGIMVSGLGAPVSGQFTHPRHLRDELLAWGYQIEPETEFAPGREQQWLIELARVTRSQTDAMLRLMERTPWQLGMIVYRAIDEVETFFWHHMDPTHPLHDPEKAARFGPAILKVHRLLDEEIGRLMHMAGPETTIVLVSDHGGGPLHREVFLNVWLEQHGWLKRRTPRFSENWLRQLAITIGITRERLSPRLNSAFWIWLRQRIPIAWQRRLAPSTINLLADTIDWQKTKAYSFGNIGQVYVNLRGREPQGIVAPGVEYESLLDEITTALFQLTDNGQPVVDAVYRGKDLYHGPYADYGPDLNVIMRGMSYVAQSWREMAGQQIFASPGSNFTGIHRPLGLLAMCGPTVPNHGRLPEAQIVDVAPTIMCLLGIPTSPEQDGRILTEFLSKTFVKQSHQQSTEVSTTSTGDLRRPLNNVDWESAEEEQEVLDRLRDLGYLE from the coding sequence ATGAGCCGCGTCTTAATTATCGGCCTTGATGCCGCTGATCTCGATCTCATTAAGCCTTGGGTTGATGCAGGATGGCTAAAACACATTGGCGCTGTACTGAATCGGGGTAGTTTTGCGCCACTACGTTCAACGATTCCTGTTATGTCACCACCCGCCTGGACATCGCTGATCAGTGGTTTGAATCCAGGTAAACATGGTATCTTCGACTTTGTTCGCCTTGCACCAGGTAGTTATCATATTGTCAGTACTCGCCGCGATCAGACCACGTATAAGACCATATTTGATTATGCCAGTGAGTATGGTAAGTTTGTTCTGGCTCTTAATGTGCCGATGACGTATCCTCCCATTCCTGTTAATGGGATCATGGTTTCAGGTCTTGGAGCACCGGTGAGTGGTCAGTTTACCCATCCTCGCCATCTACGAGATGAACTGCTGGCATGGGGCTATCAGATCGAGCCGGAAACAGAATTTGCCCCTGGCCGTGAACAACAGTGGTTGATTGAACTTGCCCGTGTGACACGAAGCCAGACTGATGCAATGCTTCGCCTCATGGAACGTACACCTTGGCAATTGGGCATGATCGTATACCGGGCAATTGACGAGGTAGAGACATTTTTCTGGCATCACATGGATCCAACCCATCCGCTTCATGACCCTGAAAAAGCTGCGAGGTTTGGGCCTGCTATCTTGAAAGTACATCGCTTGCTTGATGAAGAGATTGGACGGCTCATGCACATGGCTGGTCCAGAAACGACAATTGTGTTGGTTTCAGATCATGGTGGAGGACCACTTCACCGGGAAGTTTTTTTGAATGTCTGGCTAGAACAACATGGATGGCTGAAACGTCGTACTCCCCGATTTAGCGAAAATTGGTTACGACAACTGGCTATCACCATTGGCATTACCCGTGAACGTCTTTCTCCACGTTTGAATAGTGCATTCTGGATATGGCTGCGTCAGCGCATACCAATCGCTTGGCAGCGTCGTCTTGCTCCTTCTACTATCAACTTGCTGGCCGACACGATTGATTGGCAAAAAACGAAAGCATATAGTTTTGGTAATATTGGTCAAGTTTATGTCAATCTTCGCGGTCGCGAGCCGCAGGGGATCGTTGCGCCTGGTGTTGAATATGAGTCTCTTCTCGATGAAATCACTACAGCCCTTTTCCAGTTGACTGACAACGGTCAACCAGTGGTTGATGCTGTATATCGTGGTAAGGATTTATACCATGGCCCGTATGCGGATTACGGGCCAGATCTCAATGTCATTATGCGTGGAATGAGTTATGTTGCTCAATCATGGCGCGAAATGGCTGGTCAGCAGATTTTTGCTTCACCTGGTTCAAACTTTACTGGTATCCATCGTCCACTTGGATTGCTGGCAATGTGCGGCCCAACTGTTCCAAATCATGGCAGGCTACCTGAAGCACAGATTGTCGATGTTGCTCCAACTATTATGTGTCTTCTAGGAATACCAACGTCACCCGAACAGGATGGGCGGATTCTAACCGAGTTTCTATCTAAGACATTTGTTAAACAGTCTCATCAACAGTCTACTGAGGTAAGTACTACATCTACCGGAGATTTACGCCGACCTCTAAACAATGTTGATTGGGAAAGTGCTGAGGAAGAGCAAGAGGTGCTTGATCGTCTGCGGGATCTTGGGTACCTCGAATAA